A stretch of [Clostridium] innocuum DNA encodes these proteins:
- a CDS encoding aminopeptidase P family protein → MQRIQKIRSILEEKQIDAILIKSRSNKRYLGALTGSGVKVLVTRDELYQIMDGRYSNEAKETTSGFIMVVHEQGSSYLDEVVRILGSHARIGIEAGQVLVKEYLTMQEYGLETVLLEHELEEARRCKDAQEIALVRKACEITDAIFQETISTIRIGMKETEVSALLQYLAIKNGASAMAFDTIVASGVRGCMPHGRPSEKTLEAHEFITIDFGITYQGYQSDMTRTVCIREPQPKLKKIYDIVLQAQCAGVDFIKAGVKGKDVDAYVRGIIQEQGYGQYFTHGLGHGMGMGDGELPMLNAGSDTVLEEGMIMSCEPGIYIPGLGGVRIEDDVLIENGRGVPLNATTKELIILEGNGYEV, encoded by the coding sequence ATGCAGAGAATCCAAAAAATCCGCTCCATTCTGGAGGAAAAGCAAATCGACGCCATATTGATAAAAAGCCGCAGTAACAAGCGCTATCTCGGTGCATTAACGGGAAGCGGCGTCAAGGTGCTGGTAACAAGAGATGAGCTGTATCAGATTATGGACGGACGTTACAGCAATGAGGCAAAGGAAACAACAAGCGGCTTTATCATGGTGGTGCATGAACAGGGAAGCAGCTATCTGGATGAGGTGGTCCGTATTTTGGGAAGCCATGCCCGCATTGGAATTGAAGCGGGACAGGTTCTCGTGAAGGAATATCTGACCATGCAGGAATACGGGTTGGAAACCGTGCTTTTGGAGCATGAGCTGGAGGAAGCACGCCGCTGCAAGGATGCGCAGGAAATCGCGCTGGTACGCAAGGCCTGTGAAATCACGGATGCGATCTTTCAGGAAACGATTTCTACAATTCGCATCGGCATGAAGGAAACCGAGGTCAGTGCGCTGCTGCAGTATCTGGCAATTAAAAACGGTGCCAGCGCTATGGCATTCGATACGATTGTCGCAAGTGGTGTACGCGGATGTATGCCGCATGGCCGACCGAGTGAGAAAACCTTGGAAGCCCATGAATTCATCACGATTGATTTTGGTATCACCTATCAGGGCTACCAGTCCGACATGACCAGAACGGTATGTATCAGGGAGCCACAGCCAAAGCTGAAAAAAATTTACGATATCGTCCTGCAGGCGCAGTGTGCCGGTGTTGATTTTATCAAAGCCGGTGTAAAGGGGAAGGACGTGGATGCCTATGTGCGCGGCATCATACAGGAGCAGGGCTATGGACAGTATTTTACACACGGTCTTGGTCATGGTATGGGCATGGGGGATGGAGAGCTTCCCATGCTGAATGCCGGCAGTGACACCGTGCTGGAGGAAGGCATGATCATGTCCTGTGAGCCGGGTATCTATATTCCGGGACTTGGCGGTGTGCGAATTGAGGATGATGTCCTTATCGAAAACGGCCGTGGTGTCCCATTGAATGCCACAACAAAGGAACTCATTATTTTGGAGGGTAACGGATATGAAGTATGA
- a CDS encoding PTS lactose/cellobiose transporter subunit IIA, which translates to MTELEQQIIGIISAAGDSKGKAFEALRKVKESDYEGARALLEESRKIDLEAHKIQTKLIQSEMDPEAEKPELSLLMVHAQDHYMTSQLARDVIEALVDVFEAKEGGN; encoded by the coding sequence ATGACAGAATTAGAACAGCAGATCATCGGCATTATTTCCGCTGCCGGTGACAGTAAGGGGAAGGCATTTGAAGCCCTTCGCAAGGTAAAGGAAAGCGATTATGAGGGAGCTCGCGCACTGCTTGAGGAAAGCAGAAAAATCGATCTGGAGGCACACAAAATCCAGACCAAGCTGATTCAGTCGGAAATGGATCCGGAGGCTGAAAAGCCGGAGCTGTCACTGCTCATGGTTCATGCGCAGGATCATTATATGACCAGCCAGCTGGCAAGAGACGTCATTGAAGCACTGGTAGATGTATTTGAAGCAAAAGAAGGAGGAAACTAA
- a CDS encoding PTS sugar transporter subunit IIB, with translation MRILLCCAGGFSTNMLMQNMKKVVKESAKLNEEDFKFTAIPADSLEEEIDNWDVVLVGPQVSHKIDFIEAVCKPKNVPFAVIDKDVYGQMDGATVLKLALVTRKKHEMGK, from the coding sequence ATGAGAATTTTATTATGCTGTGCAGGTGGCTTCTCCACCAATATGCTGATGCAGAACATGAAAAAGGTAGTAAAGGAAAGCGCAAAGCTGAATGAAGAGGATTTTAAGTTTACGGCGATTCCCGCTGACTCTCTGGAGGAGGAAATCGACAACTGGGACGTGGTTCTGGTCGGGCCGCAGGTATCGCATAAGATTGACTTCATCGAGGCTGTATGCAAGCCGAAAAACGTTCCGTTTGCGGTAATTGACAAGGATGTATACGGACAGATGGACGGAGCAACCGTATTAAAGCTCGCTCTGGTTACACGCAAGAAACACGAAATGGGAAAGTAA
- a CDS encoding PTS sugar transporter subunit IIC, with the protein MFNKFEAFMNKWLMPIAQKVDKQRHLSAIKASMVAMTPFTILGSFFAIIPALPNMIGENNAFSQFILNNAELLDLPVTLSIGMMSVYVTMCIAYNLGNHYKLYIPGCITLSTFAFLFVAAENVEGGISIANFGAKGLFCAMLVGMAATELYRFCKEKNLTVRMPEGVPDFVSKSFELIPTTIIVAGTFIAVRFFSQQIFGALPPQILTQFLAPLVGSMDNPWAVLFLHFMICLIFFFGIHSSVFGPITRPIMATFIAENIIARQAGEPLPHFYTAGTSSAFFGFTGAGITIGCVVACMLSKSKRYRKIGQVALFPSLFGINEPILFGAPIILNPIMFIPFVFGGAIIGTMPMFLMHYGLLDKPFFDPPYVGVFLEGFLTNGDWRVILACGAQLILAILLYLPFFKIMERQELREEEARAKKAEEAKNIFSDDEEALLNDLDLDF; encoded by the coding sequence ATGTTTAATAAATTTGAGGCATTTATGAACAAATGGCTGATGCCAATTGCTCAAAAAGTAGATAAACAGCGTCATCTGAGTGCCATTAAGGCATCCATGGTGGCCATGACACCATTCACGATTCTGGGAAGCTTCTTCGCCATTATCCCTGCATTACCAAACATGATTGGAGAAAATAACGCATTCAGTCAGTTCATTCTGAACAATGCGGAGCTGCTTGACCTGCCGGTTACCTTATCCATCGGTATGATGAGTGTATACGTAACCATGTGTATTGCATATAATCTGGGAAATCACTATAAGCTGTATATTCCGGGCTGTATCACTCTATCCACCTTTGCTTTCCTGTTTGTAGCTGCTGAAAACGTAGAGGGCGGTATCAGCATTGCCAATTTCGGGGCAAAGGGTCTGTTCTGCGCCATGCTGGTCGGTATGGCTGCTACGGAACTGTATCGCTTCTGTAAGGAAAAAAATCTGACGGTCCGCATGCCGGAGGGGGTACCGGACTTTGTATCCAAATCCTTTGAGCTGATTCCTACAACCATCATCGTTGCCGGAACCTTCATTGCTGTACGCTTCTTCTCTCAGCAGATTTTCGGAGCACTGCCTCCGCAGATTCTGACACAGTTTCTGGCACCGCTGGTTGGTTCCATGGACAACCCGTGGGCAGTGTTGTTCCTGCATTTCATGATCTGTCTGATCTTCTTCTTCGGTATCCATTCATCTGTCTTCGGACCGATTACACGTCCGATCATGGCTACCTTTATTGCGGAGAATATCATCGCAAGACAGGCCGGAGAGCCTCTGCCACACTTTTATACGGCTGGTACCTCTAGTGCGTTCTTTGGATTCACCGGTGCCGGTATCACCATCGGATGCGTCGTGGCGTGTATGCTGTCCAAATCCAAGCGTTATCGTAAGATCGGACAGGTCGCATTGTTCCCGTCACTGTTCGGTATCAATGAACCGATTCTCTTCGGTGCTCCGATCATTCTGAATCCGATCATGTTTATTCCATTTGTATTCGGTGGTGCCATCATCGGTACCATGCCAATGTTCTTGATGCACTACGGTCTGCTGGACAAGCCGTTCTTCGATCCGCCTTATGTCGGCGTCTTCCTGGAGGGATTCCTGACAAACGGGGACTGGAGAGTTATTCTGGCCTGCGGTGCACAGCTGATTCTGGCGATTCTGCTCTATCTGCCGTTCTTTAAAATCATGGAGCGTCAGGAGCTGCGTGAGGAGGAAGCAAGAGCAAAGAAGGCTGAGGAAGCAAAAAACATCTTCTCGGATGATGAAGAGGCTTTACTGAACGATCTTGATCTTGATTTCTAG
- the ypdE gene encoding aminopeptidase: MNIQFLEKLSNADGIASNEQEVRDVLVDELKEYADEVSTDHLGSIIFKKGNRGPKIMLCAHIDEVGFIVRSVSDMGQVMLMSVGGVKPLAQFMQKVRITTEDGKKIHGIIQATYENNAATKVYVDLGAQTAQEVYDLGIQVGDMVTYTTEFEHFALPNVVAGKAFDDRLGCFIMGEVLKRLQSIDHPNTVYMVGTSSEEVGIRGAKTAVYRVNPDVVFPLDVACFNDEFVRNHTNQRQIGKGMMLTNFDRTLAPNRALIRRIKDTANTLHKPLQLDMFNGGGTDGGEAHKSRDGKPTAVSCLPVRYGHCAYSVAHLQDIADAIDIFTELIANFDEAAYRTSTNFLKGV; this comes from the coding sequence ATGAATATACAATTCTTAGAAAAGCTGTCCAATGCGGACGGCATCGCATCCAATGAACAGGAGGTACGGGATGTTCTGGTGGATGAGCTGAAGGAGTATGCCGATGAAGTTTCCACGGATCATCTTGGCAGTATTATCTTCAAAAAGGGAAACAGGGGGCCGAAAATCATGCTGTGCGCTCATATTGATGAGGTCGGCTTCATTGTTCGCAGTGTATCCGATATGGGACAGGTCATGCTGATGAGTGTGGGCGGTGTAAAGCCGCTGGCACAGTTTATGCAGAAGGTACGTATCACGACAGAGGATGGTAAGAAGATTCACGGTATCATCCAGGCAACCTATGAGAACAACGCCGCCACCAAAGTCTATGTGGATCTGGGGGCACAGACTGCACAGGAGGTCTATGATCTGGGCATTCAGGTCGGGGATATGGTGACCTATACGACAGAATTTGAACACTTTGCCTTACCGAATGTCGTGGCAGGAAAGGCGTTTGATGACCGCCTTGGCTGCTTCATCATGGGGGAGGTATTGAAACGACTGCAGAGCATCGATCATCCCAATACCGTTTACATGGTGGGAACCTCCAGTGAGGAGGTCGGAATACGCGGGGCAAAAACCGCTGTATACAGGGTGAATCCGGATGTGGTATTCCCGCTTGATGTTGCCTGCTTTAACGATGAATTTGTTCGCAATCATACCAATCAGCGCCAAATCGGCAAGGGGATGATGCTGACAAACTTCGATCGCACACTTGCTCCCAATCGTGCCCTGATACGTCGTATCAAGGACACGGCAAATACATTGCATAAGCCATTGCAGCTGGATATGTTTAATGGAGGAGGAACCGATGGCGGGGAGGCTCACAAAAGCCGGGATGGAAAACCAACCGCTGTCAGCTGCCTGCCTGTGCGCTATGGACACTGTGCCTATTCAGTTGCACATCTGCAGGATATTGCGGACGCCATCGATATCTTTACAGAGCTGATTGCCAATTTTGACGAAGCAGCGTATCGTACATCAACAAATTTTTTGAAAGGAGTCTAG
- a CDS encoding glycosyltransferase, with product MRIGLFTDTYTPDINGVVSSIVTLQRELEKNGHDVYVITNHKAMTMKKEGNVLRLPGLELKWLYGYKLSTPYHFSARDEIRKMQLDVIHVHTEFGVGMFGRIVAKYLNIPVVTTYHTMYEDYTHYVNRFEIDEVDKVTKKVVSTFSRSISDSAQAVISPSEKTKETLLKYGVKTPIYVIPTGLNFEKFHPDNIDPAQVQEIRRQYGIQEDERLIVFVGRIAQEKSIEIPIEGFRYVSDAKIKLMIVGGGPQLEELQKLVQRYHLEQQVIFTDKKLPEEIPAYYACADCFVSASLTETQGMTYIEALACGLPVFARYDDVLKDLVIEEDSGFLFETPQEFAEKLTDFMHRSADERKAFSRRALSKIVKYDSRVFYSKVLSVYYQAINDFEDAYEVIKIKTLDDYVRIYVQNDKEDQPQKLLIDLDDYFTYKIRLHTMLDRYTVAHFQRKEIVLEAYRGAIRKLRMRDYTRKEMGTWLHRQPGLSVEDVEGLLSELEEKGYINDNLYMQQKIEKMQFSLSGKGNIRRTLINKGISAEDVDEALSGLDDEEERLRALKMAEKLMATIKDKSRKMKKQTIVQKLISLGFDSDIARSTSERLNFEEEDDSDALNKTIAKAIRTYSRKLSGQPLKNKVLVYCMQKGFLREDIMNHLNEMEWRDEQ from the coding sequence ATGAGAATCGGGCTTTTTACCGATACGTATACACCGGATATCAACGGTGTGGTTTCCAGTATTGTAACCCTGCAAAGGGAGCTGGAGAAAAACGGACATGACGTTTATGTCATCACCAATCACAAGGCAATGACGATGAAAAAGGAAGGCAATGTACTGCGGCTTCCCGGACTCGAACTGAAATGGCTGTACGGCTATAAGCTGTCTACACCCTATCATTTCAGTGCCCGTGATGAAATCAGGAAAATGCAGCTGGATGTGATTCATGTGCATACGGAGTTCGGTGTGGGCATGTTTGGCCGTATCGTTGCAAAATATCTGAATATCCCGGTTGTGACAACCTATCATACAATGTATGAGGATTATACGCATTATGTAAACCGTTTTGAAATCGACGAGGTGGATAAGGTGACGAAGAAGGTGGTCTCCACCTTTTCCCGTTCGATATCCGACAGTGCGCAGGCAGTGATTTCACCAAGTGAAAAAACGAAGGAAACGCTGTTGAAGTACGGGGTGAAGACACCGATCTATGTCATACCGACCGGACTGAATTTTGAGAAATTTCATCCGGATAATATTGATCCTGCCCAGGTGCAGGAAATCCGCAGACAATATGGTATTCAGGAGGATGAACGCCTGATTGTGTTTGTCGGTCGGATTGCACAGGAAAAAAGTATTGAAATACCCATTGAGGGCTTCCGTTATGTAAGCGATGCGAAAATCAAGCTGATGATTGTCGGGGGAGGACCGCAGCTGGAGGAGCTGCAGAAGCTGGTGCAGCGCTATCATCTGGAGCAGCAGGTGATTTTTACTGATAAAAAGCTGCCGGAGGAAATACCGGCCTATTATGCATGTGCGGACTGTTTCGTGTCTGCATCTCTGACAGAAACACAGGGGATGACCTATATTGAAGCACTGGCGTGCGGTTTACCGGTCTTTGCCCGCTATGATGATGTGTTGAAGGACCTTGTCATTGAGGAGGACAGCGGCTTTCTGTTTGAAACCCCGCAGGAATTTGCAGAGAAGCTGACGGACTTCATGCACCGGAGTGCTGATGAACGTAAGGCCTTTTCCCGGCGTGCGCTGAGTAAAATCGTCAAATACGATTCCAGAGTATTCTATTCGAAGGTGCTCAGTGTATATTATCAGGCAATCAATGACTTTGAGGATGCCTACGAGGTTATCAAAATCAAAACGCTGGATGATTATGTGCGCATCTATGTGCAGAACGACAAGGAGGATCAGCCGCAGAAGCTTCTGATAGATCTGGACGATTACTTCACCTATAAAATCCGTCTGCATACAATGCTTGACCGCTACACCGTTGCGCATTTTCAGCGGAAGGAGATAGTGCTGGAGGCCTATCGCGGAGCGATTCGCAAGCTGCGTATGCGCGATTATACCCGCAAGGAAATGGGCACCTGGCTGCATCGGCAGCCGGGCTTATCCGTTGAGGATGTGGAGGGCTTGTTAAGTGAGCTGGAGGAAAAGGGTTATATCAATGATAATCTGTATATGCAGCAGAAAATCGAAAAGATGCAGTTTTCTCTGAGTGGCAAGGGGAATATACGGCGGACCCTGATCAATAAAGGAATATCTGCGGAGGATGTCGATGAGGCATTGTCCGGTCTGGATGATGAGGAGGAGCGTCTGCGTGCCTTGAAAATGGCAGAAAAGCTGATGGCAACCATTAAGGATAAATCCAGAAAAATGAAGAAGCAGACCATCGTACAAAAGCTGATATCGCTTGGCTTTGACAGTGATATCGCCAGAAGTACCTCGGAACGCTTGAATTTTGAAGAAGAAGATGACAGTGATGCGCTGAATAAGACGATTGCTAAGGCAATTCGTACATACAGCCGCAAGCTGAGCGGACAGCCGCTGAAAAACAAGGTGCTGGTATATTGTATGCAGAAGGGCTTTCTGCGTGAGGATATCATGAACCATCTAAATGAAATGGAGTGGCGTGATGAGCAATAA
- a CDS encoding transcription antiterminator, with amino-acid sequence MREKRILEELMNADQYCSLEYFSRQLQVSTRTISNDIKYLMQDGERNGFRIHLKRRFGYYLEITAPQKFKQYMQSDEDSMTISSKERVDTIIALLLLQSDYITQETIADTLAVSKSIIKVDMVKVEKALFEHSISLIKKAHYGISLSCEGMMRKLYLLELQEKDNPYMKKIMDHYLSQQHIQHLEKRLITLLKQYRLNTNYIELKKIDLFLKVTVLLAEKGIVSAAGAIDSSVHKQMAGELANVIQEIYQVKLSSGDICDIGNYLKQKTKPSDVYLYDEGLIQDIEVFLQDADEQYHTQFNADAEFKKSLLAHVSLLLDRLHQSISFSNPLVHEISVKYPVIFNICIRFAGMLEEKYHVKTTQDEIGFIATHFAAHMEKELHHKLNLYHRIAIICSSGGGSAFLIKLKLETIFSSSNIETFSLLELDEVRSYEPDIIFTIKQLDEAFDVPIVLIKELLDDADIQKIKNMLETDASLVLQERSFASLFRKNAFHIFQEGSYADMVSCMAAKLEQEGYCEAGYAASVKQREEVLSTVYNNGIAIPHPLEMCGRGNILSVGIVKQEAVVRELPVQVIFLVDLEKGDLKLHQNITRVLFEVMSDTALIEKLRRAESYEDFMKCISHLKF; translated from the coding sequence ATGAGAGAAAAACGAATACTGGAAGAGCTTATGAATGCAGATCAGTATTGCAGTCTGGAATACTTCTCCAGACAGCTGCAGGTATCGACCAGAACCATCAGCAATGATATCAAATATCTGATGCAGGATGGTGAGCGTAACGGCTTTCGCATCCATCTGAAGCGGCGCTTTGGCTACTATCTGGAAATCACGGCACCCCAGAAATTCAAACAGTATATGCAAAGTGACGAAGACAGTATGACCATCAGCAGTAAGGAGCGTGTTGACACTATCATCGCCCTGCTGCTTCTGCAAAGTGACTACATTACGCAGGAAACAATCGCCGATACACTGGCCGTCAGCAAATCCATCATAAAGGTTGATATGGTCAAGGTAGAAAAGGCATTGTTTGAGCACAGCATATCCCTGATTAAAAAAGCACATTACGGCATCAGCTTATCGTGTGAGGGCATGATGCGCAAGCTGTATCTGCTGGAGCTGCAGGAAAAAGACAATCCCTATATGAAGAAAATCATGGATCACTATCTATCCCAGCAGCATATACAGCATTTGGAAAAGCGGCTGATTACCCTGCTGAAGCAATATCGGCTGAACACCAATTATATTGAGCTGAAAAAAATCGACCTGTTCCTGAAGGTCACGGTGCTTTTGGCGGAAAAGGGGATTGTATCCGCTGCAGGCGCGATAGACAGCAGTGTCCATAAGCAGATGGCAGGCGAGCTGGCAAATGTGATTCAGGAAATCTATCAGGTGAAGCTGAGTAGCGGAGATATCTGTGATATCGGCAATTATCTGAAGCAAAAGACAAAGCCGAGCGATGTCTATCTGTACGATGAGGGTCTGATTCAGGATATCGAGGTCTTTCTGCAGGATGCCGATGAACAGTATCATACCCAGTTCAATGCCGACGCAGAGTTTAAAAAGAGTCTTCTGGCACATGTATCCCTGCTGCTGGACCGGCTGCATCAAAGCATATCCTTCTCCAATCCGCTGGTTCACGAAATCAGTGTGAAGTATCCGGTGATTTTCAATATCTGTATCCGCTTTGCCGGTATGCTGGAGGAGAAATATCATGTGAAAACCACGCAGGATGAGATCGGATTCATCGCAACACACTTTGCCGCACATATGGAAAAGGAGCTGCATCACAAGCTGAATCTGTATCACCGCATTGCCATCATCTGTTCCAGCGGTGGCGGAAGTGCCTTTCTGATCAAGCTGAAGCTGGAAACGATCTTCTCCTCCAGTAATATTGAAACCTTCTCTTTACTGGAGCTGGACGAGGTTCGCTCCTATGAGCCGGATATCATCTTCACCATTAAGCAGCTGGATGAAGCCTTCGATGTTCCCATCGTTCTCATCAAGGAGCTGCTGGATGATGCGGATATTCAGAAAATCAAGAATATGCTGGAAACAGATGCATCTCTTGTTCTGCAGGAGCGCTCCTTCGCTTCACTGTTTCGAAAAAACGCATTCCATATCTTTCAGGAAGGAAGCTATGCCGATATGGTTTCCTGTATGGCTGCAAAGCTGGAACAGGAAGGCTATTGTGAAGCAGGCTATGCAGCTTCCGTGAAACAGCGCGAGGAAGTGTTATCTACCGTGTATAACAACGGTATAGCAATTCCCCATCCCCTTGAAATGTGCGGCAGAGGAAATATTCTGTCGGTGGGGATTGTAAAGCAGGAGGCAGTGGTTCGCGAGCTGCCGGTGCAGGTCATCTTTCTGGTCGATCTTGAGAAGGGGGATTTGAAGCTGCATCAGAATATAACCAGAGTATTGTTTGAGGTTATGAGTGATACGGCACTGATTGAAAAGCTGCGACGTGCAGAATCCTATGAGGATTTCATGAAATGCATATCGCATCTGAAATTTTAA
- a CDS encoding HD domain-containing protein translates to MSNKIKDLYDGYKGELTALIISMNRGVTAKGAPYLSFVFQDKSGSIDAKYWNVSEELLHKFQPGMLVEMSGDVLCHQKQLQFRVQQMKELEKEADISDYVKEGPFSQQALHENIQLYIDEIENTVMKQLVCGILKDHEKDFFEYPAATRNHHDFYAGLATHVLGMLQLAEQLCHLYPMLDRDLLYSGVILHDVGKTVELSGAIVSEYTTQGKLLGHISIMQAEVLAKAKQLGLEDCEEAMLLRHMILSHHGVYEYGSPVLPMIPEAEMLHMIDNIDARMNTLHKALEPVQAGEFTQRVFALENRSFYKSRYKNSDGK, encoded by the coding sequence ATGAGCAATAAAATTAAAGATTTATACGACGGATACAAGGGAGAGCTGACAGCGCTGATTATCAGTATGAACCGCGGTGTAACAGCAAAGGGAGCACCGTACCTGTCCTTTGTGTTTCAGGATAAAAGCGGCAGCATTGATGCGAAATACTGGAATGTAAGTGAGGAGCTGCTGCATAAATTTCAACCCGGTATGCTGGTGGAAATGAGCGGGGATGTGCTCTGTCATCAAAAGCAGCTGCAGTTTCGTGTACAGCAGATGAAGGAGCTGGAGAAAGAAGCGGATATCTCTGATTATGTAAAGGAAGGACCGTTTTCCCAGCAGGCACTGCATGAGAATATCCAGCTTTATATCGATGAAATTGAAAATACGGTTATGAAGCAGCTGGTATGCGGGATATTGAAGGATCATGAAAAGGATTTCTTTGAATATCCGGCTGCGACACGAAATCACCATGATTTCTATGCAGGACTGGCAACGCATGTACTGGGGATGCTGCAGCTGGCAGAGCAGCTGTGTCATTTGTACCCGATGCTGGACAGGGATCTGCTGTACAGCGGTGTCATCCTGCACGATGTGGGAAAGACTGTGGAGCTGAGCGGTGCCATTGTCAGTGAATACACCACACAGGGAAAGCTGCTGGGACATATTTCCATTATGCAGGCTGAGGTATTGGCAAAAGCAAAGCAGCTGGGTCTGGAGGATTGTGAGGAGGCCATGCTGCTTCGTCATATGATTTTATCCCATCACGGGGTGTATGAATACGGTTCACCTGTGCTGCCAATGATACCGGAAGCAGAAATGCTGCATATGATCGATAACATTGATGCACGGATGAATACTCTGCACAAGGCATTGGAGCCGGTACAGGCAGGAGAGTTCACACAACGTGTATTTGCATTGGAAAATCGTTCGTTTTATAAAAGCAGATACAAAAATTCAGACGGTAAATAG
- a CDS encoding putative C-S lyase has protein sequence MKYDFDHVINRKLGKCRKWDNTILKEKFGLNEDAIPMDLADLDFECAPAIKQAMIERAALGDYGYTYTYDAYYDALIDWNKRRFHVDIKKEWIKLTFGTCGTLHYIVQCFCNEGDAVMINTPAYDPFAEAVERGGCRLICNSLKLENMRYYLDFEEMERQMVEENVKLFIFCSPQNPSGRVWTKEELHQLSALCLKHDVLLVCDEIHRDVIFDRESFTTLWNAHEDIADASIMCVSPNKGFNLGGLKSSYIIVKNKQIRERLLAYLQKVYVTSPHVFAVPAIIAAYNDSEEWLDQLTAYIGENFTMVYDWFAQHMPQAKVMKSDSSFLAWIDMRSVFADEDEMRAFFIRANVSMVVGSYFVQDGYGWVRLNIGTQKSILQEALRRIAVTWEAWE, from the coding sequence ATGAAGTATGATTTTGATCATGTAATCAATCGAAAGCTTGGAAAATGCAGAAAATGGGACAATACCATTTTGAAGGAAAAATTCGGCTTGAATGAGGATGCGATTCCTATGGATCTTGCTGATCTGGATTTTGAATGTGCGCCGGCAATCAAGCAGGCGATGATAGAGCGTGCCGCTTTGGGAGATTATGGCTATACGTATACGTATGATGCATATTATGATGCGCTGATCGACTGGAACAAGCGCCGTTTTCATGTGGATATTAAAAAGGAATGGATCAAGCTGACCTTTGGAACCTGCGGCACTCTGCATTATATCGTACAGTGCTTCTGTAACGAGGGAGATGCTGTTATGATCAATACTCCTGCCTATGATCCCTTCGCTGAAGCGGTGGAGCGCGGCGGCTGTCGTTTGATCTGCAATTCCCTAAAGCTGGAAAATATGCGCTATTATCTTGATTTTGAAGAGATGGAGCGTCAGATGGTCGAAGAGAATGTCAAGCTGTTTATCTTCTGTTCACCGCAAAATCCAAGCGGACGCGTCTGGACGAAGGAGGAGCTGCATCAGCTCAGTGCGCTGTGTCTGAAGCATGATGTTCTGCTGGTCTGTGATGAAATACACCGTGATGTGATTTTTGATCGGGAAAGCTTTACCACGCTGTGGAATGCGCATGAGGATATTGCGGATGCATCGATTATGTGTGTGTCCCCAAACAAGGGCTTTAATCTGGGTGGTTTAAAATCCTCCTACATCATCGTTAAGAATAAGCAGATTCGGGAACGCCTGCTGGCATATTTACAAAAGGTCTATGTGACCAGTCCGCATGTATTTGCCGTTCCTGCCATCATTGCGGCTTATAATGATTCAGAGGAATGGCTGGATCAGCTGACTGCATATATCGGGGAGAATTTCACCATGGTGTATGACTGGTTTGCACAGCACATGCCGCAGGCTAAGGTCATGAAAAGCGATTCCAGCTTTCTGGCATGGATCGATATGCGTTCCGTGTTTGCGGATGAGGATGAAATGCGTGCCTTCTTTATCAGGGCAAATGTATCCATGGTTGTCGGCAGCTATTTTGTGCAGGACGGCTATGGCTGGGTGCGCCTGAATATCGGAACACAGAAGTCGATTCTGCAGGAGGCGCTGCGCCGTATCGCTGTAACATGGGAAGCATGGGAATAA